A window of the Virgibacillus pantothenticus genome harbors these coding sequences:
- a CDS encoding GntR family transcriptional regulator — translation MENKPITKKQKAYDYMKSRIIEGHYAPGQRIVINQLVKELSTSAIPIREAVRQLEAEGLIDYQNNIGPVVTPIDKHEYVDTLSVLAVMEGYATALSSQHGIPEGKIAELTMKNQQMKEAIEAFDFQAFGQLNRDFHNLIYLFCNNTYLVEEIHRLWRKLDSIRRAGSAFHPKRAIASIEEHKQLIHLLSQNKEFETIEKAARNHKLNTKDSFLSQQHVYGEAFLQNNKV, via the coding sequence ATGGAAAATAAACCGATTACTAAAAAACAAAAAGCATATGATTATATGAAGTCGCGGATTATTGAAGGACACTATGCACCGGGACAACGCATCGTGATTAACCAATTAGTGAAAGAACTATCTACAAGCGCCATTCCGATTCGGGAGGCGGTTCGGCAATTAGAAGCGGAAGGGCTCATTGATTACCAAAACAATATTGGCCCAGTAGTGACGCCGATTGATAAACACGAATATGTAGATACGCTCTCCGTTCTAGCTGTTATGGAAGGATATGCAACAGCATTAAGCAGCCAACATGGTATTCCAGAGGGAAAGATAGCGGAGTTAACCATGAAAAATCAACAAATGAAGGAGGCAATAGAAGCGTTTGATTTTCAAGCGTTTGGACAATTAAATCGTGATTTTCATAATTTAATTTATCTATTTTGTAACAATACCTATTTGGTTGAAGAAATTCATAGATTATGGAGAAAACTAGATTCCATTCGCAGAGCAGGTTCAGCATTCCATCCAAAACGAGCAATAGCTTCGATTGAAGAACATAAGCAGTTAATCCATTTATTAAGTCAAAATAAGGAATTTGAAACAATCGAGAAGGCGGCGAGAAACCATAAGTTAAATACGAAAGATTCATTTTTAAGTCAGCAGCATGTTTATGGAGAAGCTTTTTTACAGAATAACAAAGTATAA
- a CDS encoding 5-carboxymethyl-2-hydroxymuconate Delta-isomerase, with product MPHLIIEYTTNIRKEIDIANLLKIANQALLSHHDIIPIGGLRSRAIALEDYLIADGTEDDAFIHATLKLGKGRTETEKKRLCDDLFTAMTDHLTSVFKARYLAISLELYEFTFPTYKLNNIHQRYPK from the coding sequence ATGCCACATTTGATTATCGAGTATACAACAAATATTCGGAAAGAAATAGATATCGCGAATTTGTTAAAAATCGCCAATCAGGCGTTATTATCACATCATGACATTATTCCAATAGGGGGTCTTCGCTCCAGAGCAATCGCATTAGAAGATTATCTTATTGCTGATGGTACCGAGGATGATGCCTTTATCCATGCAACTTTAAAACTAGGAAAAGGACGAACGGAGACTGAAAAAAAACGGCTTTGCGATGACTTATTTACGGCAATGACAGACCATTTAACCTCCGTTTTCAAAGCACGGTACCTAGCTATCTCGCTGGAATTGTATGAATTTACTTTCCCAACGTATAAATTAAACAATATTCATCAACGCTATCCAAAGTAG
- a CDS encoding fumarylacetoacetate hydrolase family protein — MKHARVAYDGLIQEATVNGDGVQLLDGRLVTEDEVVWLPPVQPNTIFALGLNYADHAKELSFSAVQEEPLVFFKGPNTLIGHKGKTVRPNDVTFMHYECELAVVLGKQGKHIQQAEAYDYVRGYTVANDYAIRDYLENYYRPNLRVKNRDGCTPIGPWLVDKEDVHDPMNLTLRTYINGKKTQDGTTADMLLSIPQLIEYLSSFMTLYPGDIILTGTPKGSVDTVVGDEVVTEIEGVGRLVNTVVGEEVLQNS, encoded by the coding sequence ATGAAGCATGCACGTGTAGCATACGATGGGCTTATTCAAGAGGCAACTGTCAATGGTGATGGTGTTCAACTGCTTGATGGTAGATTAGTGACAGAAGATGAAGTAGTCTGGTTACCACCTGTACAACCGAATACCATTTTTGCGTTAGGGTTAAACTATGCGGATCATGCAAAGGAACTATCATTTTCAGCAGTTCAAGAGGAGCCGCTTGTCTTTTTTAAAGGTCCGAATACGTTAATTGGTCACAAAGGAAAGACGGTTCGCCCAAATGACGTGACATTTATGCATTATGAATGTGAATTAGCGGTGGTGCTTGGCAAGCAAGGAAAGCATATTCAACAAGCAGAAGCTTATGATTATGTAAGAGGCTATACGGTAGCGAATGATTATGCCATTCGAGATTATTTAGAAAATTACTACCGCCCAAACCTGCGTGTGAAGAATCGCGATGGTTGCACACCTATAGGTCCGTGGCTTGTCGATAAGGAAGATGTACATGACCCGATGAATTTAACGCTGCGAACTTACATTAATGGAAAGAAAACACAGGATGGTACAACTGCAGATATGCTTTTAAGTATACCGCAATTAATCGAGTACTTAAGTAGTTTTATGACATTATATCCAGGGGATATCATCTTAACAGGAACGCCAAAAGGATCAGTCGATACAGTTGTCGGAGATGAAGTCGTAACTGAAATTGAAGGGGTCGGTCGCTTGGTAAATACGGTAGTTGGTGAAGAAGTGTTGCAAAACAGTTGA
- a CDS encoding fumarylacetoacetate hydrolase family protein: MKLSGIQPIQEGKVNLNEQEVWIDGNSYRNKELSFDIPITGTIYGTLLNYRNAYTQLKEAMYQEPYQAPPQAPVLYIKPQNTLIAAGSLIPIPEEEQELDMGAALGVVIGKTASKIDEFHALDFVEGYTIVNDVSIPHDSVYRPPVKEKARDGFCPVGPWIMSKTAVHNPNELEIRVLVNGELRQKSNTNQLIRSVEKLLADITEFMTLAKGDVLLVGVPENPPRVKAKDHIHIEIDQIGVLENTIATEKASVGGRL, encoded by the coding sequence ATGAAATTATCAGGAATACAACCCATACAGGAAGGCAAAGTGAATTTGAATGAACAGGAAGTATGGATAGACGGTAACTCATACAGAAATAAAGAATTGTCATTCGATATTCCTATAACCGGAACTATATACGGTACACTATTAAATTATCGCAACGCCTATACCCAATTAAAAGAGGCAATGTACCAGGAACCATATCAAGCACCACCACAAGCTCCTGTTCTGTATATAAAACCGCAGAATACGCTTATTGCTGCTGGATCCCTAATCCCAATTCCAGAAGAAGAGCAGGAATTGGATATGGGGGCTGCTTTAGGAGTTGTAATTGGAAAAACGGCTAGCAAAATCGACGAATTTCATGCCTTAGACTTTGTGGAAGGATATACGATTGTCAATGATGTCAGCATCCCTCACGACAGTGTTTATCGTCCTCCAGTGAAAGAAAAAGCGCGCGATGGTTTTTGTCCTGTTGGTCCATGGATCATGTCAAAAACTGCTGTTCATAATCCAAATGAATTAGAAATTCGCGTGCTAGTTAATGGAGAGCTGAGACAAAAAAGTAATACCAATCAGCTTATTCGTTCCGTAGAAAAATTACTTGCTGACATAACGGAGTTTATGACGCTTGCAAAGGGAGATGTATTATTAGTCGGTGTTCCAGAGAACCCGCCACGAGTAAAAGCGAAAGATCACATCCATATTGAAATAGATCAGATAGGAGTACTTGAAAATACCATTGCCACAGAGAAAGCAAGTGTAGGAGGGAGATTATGA
- the hpaI gene encoding 2,4-dihydroxyhept-2-ene-1,7-dioic acid aldolase, translated as MVKKYEEIKQRLRGSVTPLITPFKANYEIDYEKQVELIEYQLDNGTHAISVTGTSGEPSSLTLEERVYVMENAKQAINGRVPFAPGTGSTNHDETMYLTKKAREIGADAAMVIVPYYNKPNQQALYKHFKTIADTVDIPIIVYNIPGRTAVNMEVETLARLREDCPNIIGVKESNKDFEHVNRVLLHCGRDFLLFSGIELLCYPMLAIGGAGSISATSNVEPKKVAEMHNAWAEGDIKRAQDLHFELMTLNDVLFKDTNPAPVKAALGMMGKIEPVLRLPMDVPNEALQKEIHQTLVDYGKLLQHT; from the coding sequence TTGGTTAAAAAATATGAAGAGATAAAACAACGCTTACGAGGATCTGTCACCCCGTTAATTACTCCGTTTAAAGCGAACTATGAAATAGATTACGAGAAACAAGTAGAATTAATCGAATACCAGCTGGACAATGGAACACACGCTATTTCCGTTACAGGCACCTCGGGAGAACCAAGCTCGCTTACGCTAGAAGAACGTGTCTATGTCATGGAAAATGCTAAACAGGCAATCAACGGCAGAGTTCCATTTGCTCCAGGAACGGGTTCTACCAATCATGACGAAACGATGTATTTAACGAAGAAAGCCCGGGAAATTGGTGCAGATGCAGCAATGGTAATTGTTCCATACTATAATAAACCAAACCAACAGGCTTTATATAAGCATTTTAAGACAATAGCTGATACGGTCGATATACCTATTATTGTCTATAATATACCTGGACGGACAGCTGTAAATATGGAAGTGGAAACATTAGCAAGACTAAGAGAAGATTGTCCGAACATAATTGGTGTAAAAGAATCGAATAAAGACTTTGAACATGTGAATCGTGTATTACTTCATTGCGGAAGAGATTTTTTGTTATTTTCAGGTATTGAACTGCTTTGTTATCCGATGCTTGCTATTGGTGGCGCAGGTTCCATTAGTGCTACATCTAATGTCGAGCCGAAGAAGGTAGCTGAGATGCATAATGCATGGGCAGAAGGAGATATTAAGCGTGCGCAGGACCTACATTTTGAATTAATGACATTAAATGACGTATTGTTTAAAGATACGAACCCAGCTCCAGTGAAGGCGGCACTTGGGATGATGGGGAAAATTGAACCTGTACTACGCTTGCCAATGGATGTTCCTAATGAGGCATTGCAAAAAGAAATTCATCAAACTTTAGTTGATTACGGGAAGTTATTACAGCATACGTGA
- the hpaD gene encoding 3,4-dihydroxyphenylacetate 2,3-dioxygenase, with translation MDFNIIRAGRAVLHVTNLEKSRPFYEALGFVVTEADSENIFFRGLEEHNHHSLWLKQTTEPAVEAISYKVTCENDLEELEKLFHSQGRQVKWLPKGEQHAIGRALRVQDVTGIPLEFYAEMESVERLLQRYDLHKGAKVQRIDHFNCMVRDVESAYYYYVQKLGFACSEYTEGEQEKIWAAWLHRKPSVHDVAFMNGLGPRLHHIGFWLKDPMSLIDGCDVLAAAGYSANIERGPGRHGLSNAFFLYVRDPDGHRIELYNGDYLTSDPDFKPIKWDLDDPMRQTFWGHQAPDCWFDEASEVLDILTGQKLPLQEPKLKKSKPQFVM, from the coding sequence ATGGATTTTAATATTATACGTGCGGGGCGTGCTGTCCTGCATGTTACCAATTTAGAGAAGTCACGTCCGTTTTATGAGGCATTGGGATTTGTGGTAACAGAAGCGGATAGCGAAAATATATTTTTTCGCGGTTTGGAAGAACATAACCATCATAGCTTATGGCTAAAACAGACGACAGAACCAGCTGTGGAAGCAATTAGTTATAAAGTGACCTGTGAAAATGATTTGGAAGAACTAGAAAAGCTATTTCACAGCCAAGGAAGACAAGTAAAGTGGCTGCCAAAAGGGGAGCAGCACGCCATAGGTCGGGCGCTTCGTGTTCAGGATGTTACTGGTATACCTCTGGAATTTTATGCAGAAATGGAGTCTGTAGAGCGATTATTGCAGCGTTATGACTTGCATAAGGGAGCCAAAGTTCAACGAATTGATCATTTTAATTGCATGGTACGTGACGTCGAATCAGCTTATTATTATTACGTACAGAAGCTAGGTTTTGCGTGTTCTGAGTATACGGAAGGAGAACAAGAAAAGATTTGGGCTGCTTGGCTTCATCGTAAGCCTTCTGTCCATGATGTGGCGTTTATGAATGGTTTAGGACCACGTTTACATCATATTGGTTTTTGGCTGAAAGATCCAATGAGTCTCATTGATGGTTGTGATGTGCTAGCAGCCGCAGGATATAGCGCTAATATTGAAAGAGGACCCGGTCGGCATGGGCTTTCGAATGCATTTTTCTTATATGTCAGAGATCCAGATGGTCATCGGATTGAATTATACAATGGGGATTACCTAACGAGTGATCCCGACTTTAAGCCAATTAAATGGGATTTAGATGACCCGATGAGGCAAACGTTTTGGGGTCATCAAGCACCTGACTGCTGGTTTGACGAGGCTTCTGAAGTTCTAGATATACTGACAGGACAAAAATTGCCGTTACAGGAACCAAAACTGAAGAAAAGTAAGCCGCAATTTGTAATGTAA
- the hpaE gene encoding 5-carboxymethyl-2-hydroxymuconate semialdehyde dehydrogenase, which yields MKQAVKAVQHYIDGKFVDADSQDVFENISPFTNETINVVAAGERADIDKAVKAAKKAFHGEWGKLKVRERLAYIYKIADVIDEHIDEIAPLESFDTGLPISQTKKMVSRAAYNFRFYAEMVATRMVGEAYQVDDEFLNYTIHKPVGVAGLITPWNAPFMLETWKLAPALATGNTVVLKPAEWSPLTAHRLAEIIDKVGLPNGVFNIVHGYGETAGAALVAHPDVPLISFTGETTTGSEIMKNGADQLKRFSMELGGKSPIIVFEDADVERALDACTWGIFSFNGERCTANSRLYVHESIASTFIKRLKQRIANITVGDPLDVSTQVGPLIHQQHYENVKHYLKIAEEEGCEVISGNVPDSKGNYIPPTLLLHARNDMRVVQEEIFGPVIAAMTFTDEAEVIELANDVRYGLAGYVWTKDIQRGHRVAQAINSGMLWLNAQNVRDLRTPFGGSKHSGIGREGGHYAFDFYTETQIVHVALKDHHIPQFGK from the coding sequence ATGAAACAAGCAGTAAAGGCTGTTCAACATTATATTGATGGAAAGTTTGTCGATGCAGATTCTCAGGACGTGTTTGAAAATATTAGTCCCTTTACTAACGAAACAATCAATGTAGTTGCTGCGGGAGAAAGAGCAGATATTGATAAGGCTGTAAAGGCTGCAAAAAAAGCCTTTCATGGCGAGTGGGGAAAACTTAAAGTAAGGGAGCGATTAGCCTATATTTACAAAATTGCCGATGTCATCGATGAGCATATTGACGAAATCGCGCCACTGGAATCTTTTGATACTGGGCTTCCGATAAGTCAAACAAAGAAAATGGTGAGCAGAGCAGCCTATAATTTTCGCTTTTACGCGGAGATGGTTGCGACACGAATGGTAGGAGAAGCGTATCAGGTAGATGATGAATTTTTAAACTACACAATTCATAAGCCTGTAGGGGTGGCTGGTTTAATTACCCCGTGGAATGCACCATTTATGCTGGAAACGTGGAAGCTTGCCCCAGCGCTTGCTACTGGAAATACGGTTGTGCTAAAACCAGCAGAATGGTCTCCGCTTACAGCGCATCGGTTAGCAGAGATTATTGACAAGGTAGGACTGCCGAATGGAGTATTTAATATTGTCCATGGTTATGGAGAAACAGCTGGTGCAGCGCTTGTCGCCCATCCAGATGTACCGTTAATTTCATTTACAGGTGAAACGACGACAGGCTCCGAAATTATGAAAAATGGAGCGGATCAATTAAAACGTTTTTCCATGGAGCTTGGGGGAAAGTCACCGATTATCGTGTTTGAAGATGCGGATGTAGAAAGGGCGTTAGACGCTTGCACATGGGGAATTTTCTCATTTAATGGTGAGCGTTGTACGGCTAATTCCCGCTTGTACGTGCATGAGAGTATTGCCTCAACGTTTATTAAACGATTAAAACAGCGTATTGCTAATATAACGGTCGGGGACCCATTAGATGTAAGTACACAAGTAGGACCGTTAATTCATCAACAACATTATGAAAATGTGAAACATTATTTAAAAATTGCGGAAGAAGAAGGGTGTGAAGTAATTAGTGGGAATGTGCCTGATAGTAAAGGTAATTACATTCCGCCGACGCTGTTACTTCATGCAAGAAATGATATGCGTGTGGTGCAGGAAGAAATTTTTGGACCGGTTATAGCAGCAATGACCTTTACTGATGAAGCAGAAGTGATTGAACTGGCCAATGATGTCCGCTACGGGCTGGCAGGGTATGTGTGGACAAAAGACATCCAGCGCGGTCATCGAGTCGCTCAAGCAATTAATTCGGGGATGTTATGGCTTAACGCTCAAAATGTAAGAGATTTGCGCACGCCATTCGGAGGTTCTAAGCATAGTGGAATAGGACGTGAAGGCGGGCACTATGCGTTTGATTTTTATACAGAAACACAGATTGTTCATGTAGCATTAAAGGACCATCACATACCGCAGTTTGGCAAATAG
- a CDS encoding flavin reductase family protein, with amino-acid sequence MDSRAFRNAMSCFATGVTVITTKVEEETHGMTANAFMSVSLEPKLITVSIDNRANMLTKIYQSEKFAVNVLADTQQDISMHFANQAKKYEEVPFDILKGVPIIQDALVSVVCEVDRAFEVGDHTLFIGKVEAIHSNNGNPLTFYKGQYGKYEPAEYV; translated from the coding sequence ATGGATAGTAGAGCTTTCCGAAATGCAATGAGTTGTTTTGCTACGGGGGTGACAGTGATTACAACTAAAGTGGAAGAAGAAACGCATGGTATGACAGCAAACGCATTTATGTCTGTTTCCTTAGAGCCAAAATTAATTACGGTATCTATAGACAATCGAGCGAATATGTTAACAAAAATCTACCAATCCGAAAAATTTGCGGTAAATGTTCTAGCGGATACGCAACAGGATATTTCCATGCATTTTGCAAATCAAGCGAAAAAATACGAGGAGGTCCCATTCGATATACTCAAAGGTGTTCCCATCATTCAAGATGCACTCGTTTCGGTTGTATGTGAAGTGGACCGAGCATTTGAAGTAGGCGACCATACACTTTTTATTGGGAAGGTAGAAGCCATTCATTCCAATAATGGAAATCCGCTAACGTTTTATAAAGGGCAGTATGGAAAGTATGAGCCAGCAGAATATGTGTAA
- the hpaB gene encoding 4-hydroxyphenylacetate 3-monooxygenase, oxygenase component: MPAKTGQQYIQRLKQANNNVYIHGERVEDVTEHPVFKNVVQSMAKLYDLQYEKPDKMLYTSPTTGDKVSKTFMVPTTVDELVERREAIMEWQSFTKGLMGRSPDYLNADVMAMGQASEFYAEGDPMFAENAKNYAAFSRENDISLTHTLIHPQVNRAKIQAEQKDANVALHVVEKNDDGVIVDGVRLLATQGAITDEILVFPSTVKKSGELDDPYSLAFALPNNTPGLKYLSRESFVYRDNPYDHPLSHQFEEGDTIVAFDHVLVPWDRIFVLENSSICNRAFGETNAVVHMTHQVVAKNIAKTEFLLGVVLTLMDSIGIDGFQHVKDKGTEIMLTLETMKSHLFRAENNAKLDKWGMMTPDFAALDAARNWFPRVYPRMAEIIRILGASGMMGIPTEADFAHEEIGPILHRAMQGKNVEGYERVQIFRLAWDLTMSAFGSRQTHYEYYFFGDPIKMGMAYFDKYDKETYKARVREFLNSQNMNKLQI; the protein is encoded by the coding sequence ATGCCAGCGAAAACAGGACAGCAATATATTCAACGGTTAAAACAAGCAAATAATAATGTGTATATTCATGGAGAACGAGTCGAAGATGTGACAGAACATCCAGTATTTAAAAATGTGGTTCAATCCATGGCAAAACTGTATGACCTTCAATATGAAAAACCCGACAAAATGTTGTATACATCACCAACTACAGGCGATAAAGTAAGCAAAACATTTATGGTGCCAACAACTGTTGACGAATTAGTTGAGCGCAGAGAAGCTATCATGGAATGGCAAAGTTTTACAAAAGGATTAATGGGAAGGTCGCCCGATTATTTGAATGCTGATGTGATGGCGATGGGTCAGGCAAGCGAATTCTACGCCGAGGGTGACCCTATGTTTGCTGAAAATGCTAAGAACTATGCAGCATTTTCCAGAGAAAATGATATTAGCTTAACGCATACATTGATCCACCCACAGGTAAATCGGGCAAAGATACAAGCGGAACAAAAAGATGCTAACGTCGCGTTACATGTAGTGGAAAAGAATGATGATGGGGTTATTGTCGATGGGGTTCGGTTGTTGGCGACTCAGGGTGCTATTACAGATGAAATTTTAGTGTTTCCATCGACTGTTAAAAAGTCAGGAGAGTTGGATGACCCTTACTCCTTAGCATTTGCCCTACCAAATAATACACCAGGGTTAAAATATTTAAGCCGCGAATCTTTTGTATATAGAGATAACCCATATGACCATCCGTTAAGTCATCAATTTGAAGAAGGAGATACGATCGTAGCTTTTGATCATGTACTTGTTCCATGGGACCGTATTTTTGTATTGGAGAATTCATCGATTTGTAATCGAGCTTTTGGTGAAACGAATGCTGTTGTTCATATGACACATCAAGTAGTTGCAAAAAATATTGCCAAAACAGAATTTTTGCTTGGGGTTGTATTGACTCTAATGGATTCTATCGGCATTGATGGCTTTCAGCACGTGAAAGATAAAGGCACGGAAATTATGCTCACGCTAGAAACAATGAAATCTCATTTATTCCGTGCAGAGAACAATGCAAAGCTTGATAAGTGGGGCATGATGACACCGGATTTTGCAGCGCTTGATGCTGCCAGAAATTGGTTCCCGCGTGTGTATCCGCGGATGGCAGAGATCATTCGTATTCTTGGCGCTTCTGGGATGATGGGGATACCAACCGAGGCAGATTTTGCACATGAGGAGATTGGTCCGATTCTTCACCGTGCCATGCAAGGGAAAAATGTGGAAGGATATGAGCGAGTGCAAATTTTCCGCTTAGCATGGGATTTAACAATGAGTGCATTTGGAAGCAGGCAGACACATTATGAATATTATTTCTTTGGCGATCCAATTAAAATGGGGATGGCTTACTTTGATAAATATGATAAAGAAACGTATAAAGCTCGAGTTAGAGAGTTTTTAAACAGCCAAAACATGAATAAATTACAGATTTAG
- a CDS encoding LysR family transcriptional regulator yields MDLRQLRYFQTIAREGQITRAAKKLHMAQPPLSQSLKALETELGVRLMERNGRKMELTDAGVILYQKINHLFDYMEETMTEVKDIGGGIKGTLSIGCVKTCFPQIPKKLKYYHNKYPHIQFQLREGDSYLLAEQLLQRTIDVAVIRLPIEMSTFASLSLPTENYVAVIPENWSTVSETITMEKLSELPLLLLHRISGRGQYELIVEQFEKRNLYPNIVCECPDVDMILQLVSEEMGASIIPESTLQGHHLHGLKPLTIKDHTFTSHSAIIWLKGRYLPKSARQFIELFATEK; encoded by the coding sequence TTGGATTTAAGACAGTTACGGTATTTTCAAACTATTGCAAGAGAAGGGCAAATTACTCGTGCTGCAAAAAAACTGCATATGGCTCAACCACCGTTAAGCCAAAGTCTTAAAGCATTAGAAACAGAGTTGGGTGTAAGATTGATGGAGCGTAATGGGAGAAAAATGGAGTTAACGGATGCAGGTGTCATTTTATATCAAAAAATAAATCACTTATTTGATTATATGGAAGAAACGATGACGGAAGTAAAAGACATTGGCGGCGGGATAAAAGGGACTCTTTCCATCGGCTGTGTAAAAACATGCTTTCCACAAATACCCAAAAAGCTCAAGTACTATCATAATAAATATCCACACATTCAATTTCAGCTAAGAGAAGGAGATTCTTATTTACTTGCAGAACAATTACTCCAACGAACTATTGACGTTGCGGTTATTCGCTTACCAATTGAGATGAGTACCTTTGCTTCCCTCTCCCTTCCAACAGAAAACTATGTAGCAGTAATTCCGGAAAATTGGTCGACTGTTTCAGAAACCATCACGATGGAAAAGTTAAGTGAATTGCCGTTACTCTTGCTACATCGTATTAGCGGGCGAGGGCAATATGAATTAATCGTGGAACAATTTGAAAAACGCAATCTTTATCCAAACATTGTTTGTGAATGCCCTGATGTAGACATGATATTACAGTTGGTTAGCGAAGAAATGGGAGCTTCCATCATTCCAGAATCCACACTTCAAGGTCACCATTTGCACGGATTAAAACCATTGACCATTAAAGACCACACTTTCACTTCTCACTCGGCAATTATTTGGCTCAAGGGCCGTTATCTGCCAAAAAGTGCTAGACAATTTATTGAGTTGTTTGCAACAGAAAAATGA
- a CDS encoding MFS transporter, protein MAELKKKRWLFIITIGLGTLLNPLNSSMIAVAVTRLQEDFALSFVHASWLISIFYLASAAGQPVMGKLSDMFGPKRLFMTGLMLVALASLLAPFSPNFLFLLACRALQAIGSSTLFPSGMSMIRTYITEGQGRALAILSIFASTSAAFGPSIGGFFIDLWDWQAIFFINFPFILMSFLLAIFILPDTKENLALKQIDLIGIGLFIASITSLILFLLSFEEGNIRWWALFAFLITSGIFYKFEAQHRAPFMDVTSLKKNTKVTMVYGQFMSINLIYYCYFFGFPIFLQQALTYSETQTGIIMLALAGFGVIIAPLAGRMIDKLGSKLPAVVGIGLLVIGTGLLLTYHETSSLGWLLVIMSVLGASNGFNNISMQTALYENIRPEDTGQASGLFQTSRYMGAILSSSLLGIMFNQQVGYENLHLVAIICLIFSVLVFAMMLRLPGKLTDSNR, encoded by the coding sequence ATGGCGGAATTAAAAAAGAAACGATGGTTGTTTATTATTACAATTGGATTAGGGACACTATTGAACCCGCTAAACTCATCCATGATCGCGGTTGCAGTTACACGCCTTCAGGAGGATTTTGCGTTATCATTTGTACATGCTTCATGGCTGATCTCTATTTTTTATTTAGCAAGTGCAGCAGGTCAGCCAGTGATGGGAAAACTAAGTGATATGTTTGGTCCAAAACGGTTATTTATGACCGGATTAATGCTTGTAGCATTGGCTTCATTGCTAGCACCTTTTTCTCCAAATTTTCTTTTTTTGTTAGCTTGTCGAGCATTGCAGGCCATTGGCAGTTCCACTTTATTTCCTAGCGGTATGAGCATGATTCGGACATATATAACAGAAGGACAAGGACGGGCACTTGCAATTTTGTCTATATTCGCATCCACATCGGCAGCCTTTGGTCCATCCATTGGAGGTTTCTTCATTGATTTATGGGATTGGCAAGCCATTTTTTTCATTAACTTTCCATTTATTCTGATGTCGTTTCTTTTAGCTATATTTATTTTACCGGATACGAAAGAAAATCTTGCTTTAAAGCAGATAGATCTTATTGGAATTGGTTTATTCATTGCGTCCATAACGAGCCTAATTCTGTTTTTGCTTTCGTTTGAGGAGGGAAATATTCGCTGGTGGGCACTCTTTGCCTTCCTGATAACTTCGGGAATTTTTTATAAATTTGAAGCGCAGCATCGAGCACCATTTATGGATGTGACCAGTTTAAAGAAGAATACGAAGGTAACCATGGTTTATGGGCAATTTATGAGTATTAATCTCATTTATTATTGTTATTTTTTCGGTTTCCCAATCTTTCTTCAACAGGCCCTTACTTATAGCGAAACACAGACAGGGATTATTATGCTAGCACTTGCCGGTTTTGGCGTAATTATTGCACCATTGGCAGGGCGTATGATCGATAAATTAGGGTCGAAATTACCAGCAGTGGTAGGGATAGGCTTGCTAGTAATCGGTACAGGATTATTATTAACGTACCATGAAACTTCTTCGTTAGGCTGGTTACTTGTAATAATGAGCGTTTTAGGTGCTAGTAACGGATTTAACAATATTTCCATGCAGACGGCATTATATGAAAATATAAGACCAGAGGATACAGGACAAGCTTCGGGTTTATTTCAAACGAGCAGGTATATGGGCGCCATCTTATCTTCCAGTTTATTAGGAATCATGTTTAACCAACAGGTAGGTTATGAAAATTTGCATCTAGTTGCCATTATTTGTTTAATTTTTTCCGTGTTGGTATTTGCTATGATGTTAAGGCTTCCGGGAAAATTAACGGACAGTAATAGATAG